The Polaribacter sp. Q13 sequence TGTAATTACCGGAGTTTCTGGCTCCGGAAAAAGTACGTTGGTTAAAAGTATTTTGTACCCAACAATGCAAAAAAAACTGATTGGTCACGGAGAAAAAGTCGGTCAACACACAGATGTTATTGGTGATTTTGATACTTTAAAACATGTAGAATTTATCGATCAAAATCCTATTGGTCGTTCTTCTCGTTCCAATCCGGTAACGTATATTAAGGCTTATGATGATATTCGTTCATTGTTTGCAAATCAAAAATTATCAACCATCAGAAATTACAAGCCCAAACACTTTTCTTTTAATGTAGAAGGCGGTCGTTGTGAAGTTTGTAAAGGTGAAGGAGAAGTTACTATTGAAATGCAATTTATGGCAGATGTGCATTTAGAATGCGACGTTTGTAACGGAAAACGCTTTAAAAAAGAAGTCTTAGAAGTTAAGTTCGACGGAAAATCTATTGATGATATTCTAAACCTTACCATCGATGATGCTGTTGCTTTTTTCTCGGAAAATTTAGTTCCTAAAATTGCCAGTAAATTAAAACCGTTGCAAGATGTTGGTTTGGGCTATGTAAAATTAGGCCAATCTTCTTCTACCCTTTCTGGTGGAGAAGCGCAGCGTATAAAATTGGCTTCCTTTCTAGTAAAAGGAAACACCAAAGACAAGGCATTATTTATTTTTGATGAACCTACAACAGGTTTACATTTTCATGATATTAAAAAATTATTAGCGTCATTTAATGCTTTAATCGACAAAGGACATTCCATTATCGTCATAGAACATAATATCGAGTTAATTAAATGTGCAGATTATATTATAGATTTAGGTTTAGAAGGTGGTAAAAATGGTGGAAACCTTATTTTTCAAGGAACTCCAGAAGAATTAATTAAAAATAAGGAATCTTATACCGCTAAATATTTGGCAGAGAAACTGGTTTATTAGAAGCTATTTCCTGCTATCACTACTCGCTTTTTTTATCCTTAAAAAAGGACTAAAAAAGAGCTCAGACAAACCGTTCTATCAGGGCTAGACTAGTTTGTTTACTAATTGAAAAACTAAGACTTTTTAGCTTATTTAATGGTGAAAAAAAAGCTTTTAATTAAACTATTTTTTAAGTTTACAAAAACAGAAAACTATTATGTATAAAATTTTAAATTTAGTACTCTTAATATTTAGCTTCTCTACATTGCAATCTCAAAATTACAATAGTTATTCTAAGCAATTTAATTCACTTTATGGAGCTAAAAATGAAGTAGACATTACTCATTTAAAAAGGTTTGGTTTTCAAGATGTATTTAATTACAACGATAGAGATTTTATAGAGAATAAAGATTCTGTGCATGTAATTTCTAAAATAAAATATGTTTCTATAAAAATTTCAGAAAATTTAGATGTTAAAGCTATCATAGAAAACTTAGAAAGCTTACCAAATTTAGAATATATACGATTTAACACACCTGCTGCGTTATTTAGGGACGGAAAAGTAGAAAACATAGTTTTCCCTAACAATCTTTACAAACTAAAAAACGTAAAAACAGTTTCTCTAAAAGGAGACTTTTATTGGAATTATGATGTTTTTATTAATACAGTCTCAAAACTACCTAATTTAGAAAACCTATCTTTAATTTATGCTTCTTTTCCTAGTAAGGTTTTTCAAAATCCTAATTTTCATAAATTAAAACATTTACTTGGCTTATCTTATTCTGGTTCTAATAAAATTCAGTTTCCAGAAAGCATAAAAGAATTCACTAACCTAACATCTTTAAGTTTAAGTTTTGACTCAAATGAAAACTCGAAAAAAGAATTATCTAAACTCTACTATTTACCTAATTTAAAATTTTTAAATCTAAATTATATTACTATAAAGGATATAAGTTTATCTAAATTTAAATATTTGAAAGAACTTTCTCTTTCATCAGTAGAAATTAAAAATTCAGATAATTTCTTTTCAGATCTTTCTAAAATAAAGTCTTTAGAATCATTAATATTATTAAACAATAAACTGTCATTTCCAAAAGAAATTCCACTTTTAAAATCGTTAAAAAACTTTTATAGTTCTAATAATTCTTTAGGAAAAACATTACCAAATAATTTTTACAACCTTACTAATCTTAGACGTTTAGAAATTCAAGGAAGTAAAGTAGCTTCAATATCAAATGATTTAAATAATCTTAAAAAACTTAAAATTTTAAAGTTATATTTCAATGAAATAAAGACCTTACCTAATAATATTAATGGTTTATCTAACTTACAAAAACTATTTTTAAATAATAATTTAATTGAACAATTACCTGTTAATATTGAGCTTCCAAAGTTATCATATTTAAATTTAGATAATAATAACATTCAGTATTTACCAAATTCTATAACAAATTTAAAAAATCTTGACACTTTAAATTTAGAAGAAAATTATATTAAAATACTTCCTAAAGATATAGGAAGCCTAAAGAGCCTTAAACAATTAAATTTAGAATTAAATGATTTTACAGAACTACCTAAATCAATAAAAAAACTAGAAAATTTAGAAAACCTTAATATCTCTAGAAATAAAATAACAGAATTACCATCAAATTTCGGTAATCTTCATAAACTTAAAACATTAGATGCAGGCTTTTGTTTGTTAGAAAAATTGCCAACA is a genomic window containing:
- a CDS encoding leucine-rich repeat domain-containing protein, whose product is MYKILNLVLLIFSFSTLQSQNYNSYSKQFNSLYGAKNEVDITHLKRFGFQDVFNYNDRDFIENKDSVHVISKIKYVSIKISENLDVKAIIENLESLPNLEYIRFNTPAALFRDGKVENIVFPNNLYKLKNVKTVSLKGDFYWNYDVFINTVSKLPNLENLSLIYASFPSKVFQNPNFHKLKHLLGLSYSGSNKIQFPESIKEFTNLTSLSLSFDSNENSKKELSKLYYLPNLKFLNLNYITIKDISLSKFKYLKELSLSSVEIKNSDNFFSDLSKIKSLESLILLNNKLSFPKEIPLLKSLKNFYSSNNSLGKTLPNNFYNLTNLRRLEIQGSKVASISNDLNNLKKLKILKLYFNEIKTLPNNINGLSNLQKLFLNNNLIEQLPVNIELPKLSYLNLDNNNIQYLPNSITNLKNLDTLNLEENYIKILPKDIGSLKSLKQLNLELNDFTELPKSIKKLENLENLNISRNKITELPSNFGNLHKLKTLDAGFCLLEKLPTSFGKLKSLEKLVLTNNNLQSLSKNFGELENLKKLYLYNREYYNFVFDRNFKRDSTITLKVLTNNITALPYSFSNLSKLDFIELSLNQNIDENILFDILKKSKFKNYIINLEKCNIKKLPDNHWNTIKAASIDIRDNLITSIPKDIVNAEYLNELNLNRNKGINTYRANKTQLQLLFVEEGFIKEQDLEKTDELAIAYAKTANRKIRHKEYKKGVEYAEKAFSINKKITNKYLYKDSYIEALYYSKNYHKSILFANNQIKKDTSEHVRFLNSIIPNFKYKAKSELAIGDTIQALKTLEIVSTKFNGNKWTEAGMLSKKINKDSLSKKYFEESYQFYKKYINNNPKAWGYHLSLIEAYIIGDNIELAKEHIKNIKFLKIDDKNYSSLVSYFEIIIKIIEKINYTPNFAEFKNSLEENNVNLKSWSFQLIEDWVQLASLNKTQKIKIIRLNNLYK